One genomic region from Haloarcula taiwanensis encodes:
- a CDS encoding DUF4864 domain-containing protein, translated as MTAVRSLALVALAAVVALAGCGAFFGGGDSTESKATITPANVPTEDAKAAEPAAGGREYWGNVSVDTNRSAVTQPRVLELRPNCERPPGLVVHIQVLALQNNDPATSEGINTTWQFAAPSNRDLTGPYSNFVRTIQSGFEPLLNATGVRYGPLDRDGDTASQPVTVVNANGTTTSYRWTVEKQTEAPYEGCWMTTGVAATPPSR; from the coding sequence ATGACAGCCGTTCGGTCGCTGGCGCTCGTCGCACTTGCCGCGGTCGTAGCACTGGCGGGCTGCGGTGCGTTTTTCGGTGGTGGCGACTCGACGGAGTCGAAAGCGACGATAACGCCCGCCAACGTGCCAACAGAGGACGCGAAAGCGGCAGAACCGGCGGCGGGCGGGCGGGAGTACTGGGGCAACGTCTCCGTCGACACCAACAGATCGGCCGTGACACAGCCGCGGGTCCTCGAACTGCGGCCGAACTGCGAGCGACCGCCTGGGCTGGTCGTCCACATCCAGGTCCTCGCGTTGCAGAACAACGACCCGGCGACGAGCGAGGGTATCAACACGACCTGGCAGTTCGCCGCGCCATCGAACCGGGACCTGACGGGACCGTACTCGAACTTCGTCCGAACGATCCAGAGCGGGTTTGAGCCGCTCCTGAACGCGACGGGCGTGCGGTACGGGCCGCTCGACCGCGACGGCGACACCGCGTCACAGCCGGTAACGGTCGTGAATGCGAACGGAACGACGACGAGCTACCGCTGGACGGTCGAAAAGCAGACCGAAGCGCCCTACGAGGGCTGCTGGATGACGACTGGGGTGGCCGCTACCCCTCCATCCCGCTGA
- a CDS encoding sugar ABC transporter permease, whose product MSTVSRAADRIESVPFLTRDDASLLLVLPGLFVFSAFMLFPVLYLLGISFTNAEPANLFAGEGVVAVLTFGDALFVGLENYADVLTDGQFWNSFGVTWLFVATSVTLKIGASLAIALIVTSDLVRGKRVLRSLIIFPMGLPPIFTITVWRGIFSSAEFGLMNQLLTAFGASSVAWLSGRWTAFVAYNVTEAWLAYPFMVIITVSALQDVPEELHEAAVVDGAGFLARFAHITLPSIKRPVLFASILTSAASFQQFLIPFVFNQGGPARANELIVVYGYREALSFQQYGRGAAISIIALAFIGAFMWLNVKKGKLADGVND is encoded by the coding sequence ATGAGTACCGTTTCACGAGCGGCGGACCGGATCGAATCGGTCCCGTTTCTGACGCGGGACGACGCGTCGTTACTGCTAGTACTTCCGGGGCTGTTTGTCTTCTCGGCGTTCATGCTGTTCCCGGTCCTCTACCTGCTGGGGATCTCCTTTACGAACGCAGAGCCGGCCAACCTGTTCGCCGGCGAGGGCGTCGTCGCCGTGCTCACGTTCGGCGACGCGCTGTTCGTCGGGCTAGAGAACTACGCCGACGTGCTGACCGACGGCCAGTTCTGGAACTCCTTCGGCGTCACCTGGCTGTTCGTCGCCACGAGCGTCACGCTCAAGATCGGGGCGAGCCTCGCTATCGCGCTTATCGTGACCAGTGACCTCGTCCGCGGCAAGCGCGTCCTGCGCTCGCTTATCATCTTCCCGATGGGGCTGCCGCCGATTTTCACCATCACGGTGTGGCGCGGCATCTTCAGCTCCGCCGAGTTCGGACTGATGAATCAGCTACTGACCGCGTTCGGGGCGAGTTCGGTCGCGTGGCTCTCGGGCCGCTGGACCGCCTTCGTCGCGTACAACGTCACGGAGGCGTGGCTGGCGTACCCGTTCATGGTCATCATCACCGTCAGCGCGCTCCAGGACGTACCCGAGGAACTCCACGAGGCGGCCGTCGTCGACGGCGCGGGGTTTCTCGCACGCTTTGCCCACATCACCCTGCCGTCGATTAAGCGGCCCGTCCTGTTCGCGTCGATTCTCACGTCGGCGGCGTCGTTCCAGCAGTTCCTCATCCCGTTCGTGTTTAATCAGGGCGGCCCGGCACGGGCGAACGAACTCATCGTCGTCTACGGGTACCGCGAGGCGCTGTCGTTCCAGCAGTACGGCCGCGGCGCGGCAATCAGCATCATCGCGCTCGCCTTCATCGGCGCGTTCATGTGGCTCAACGTGAAGAAAGGCAAACTCGCAGACGGGGTGAACGACTGA
- a CDS encoding sugar ABC transporter ATP-binding protein has product MASLELDGLRKEFDGGSIVAVDDIDLSIDDGEFVTVVGPSGCGKSTTLRMIAGLERPTSGRIRIGDEDVTDVHARKRDVAMVFQNYALYPHKSIRQNMAFGLRMSTDLSKAERQERVTETAEMMGIGDLLDDTPDQLSGGQKQRVALGRAIVREPDVFLFDEPLSNLDAKLRTTMRTEIQRLQEELGITAVYVTHDQEEAMTMGDRIVILNDGKLQQAGRPKTVYENPTNQFVGGFVGSPSMNFLDVTAEPLGSGVRLTGAHDDFSYDLTGGRAGSVGDIQQGSYTLGIRPEHVSVSNGGDQDAVPATVDVLEPIGSDNYLYLDLGESKTGFEGDGAPDFIARVSTDVEPAIGDRVQVSFDESAVHLFDPETGEAVTAGEDTPVAAPQ; this is encoded by the coding sequence ATGGCGAGTCTCGAACTAGACGGTCTCCGCAAGGAGTTCGACGGTGGCTCCATCGTGGCAGTCGACGACATCGATCTGTCCATCGACGATGGGGAGTTCGTAACCGTCGTCGGCCCCTCGGGGTGTGGGAAGTCAACGACACTGCGGATGATTGCCGGCCTCGAACGGCCGACGAGCGGCCGTATCCGCATCGGCGACGAAGACGTGACCGACGTCCACGCCCGCAAGCGTGACGTGGCGATGGTGTTCCAGAACTACGCACTGTACCCGCACAAGTCCATCCGGCAGAACATGGCGTTCGGTCTCCGGATGAGTACGGACCTCTCGAAGGCCGAACGGCAAGAGCGAGTCACCGAAACGGCCGAGATGATGGGTATCGGCGACCTGCTGGATGACACGCCGGACCAGCTCTCCGGGGGGCAGAAACAGCGTGTCGCGCTCGGGCGCGCCATCGTCCGTGAGCCGGACGTGTTCCTCTTCGACGAGCCACTCAGCAACCTCGACGCGAAGCTCCGGACGACGATGCGGACGGAGATCCAGCGGCTGCAAGAGGAGCTCGGGATTACGGCCGTCTACGTCACCCACGACCAAGAAGAAGCGATGACGATGGGCGACCGCATCGTCATTCTCAACGACGGGAAACTCCAGCAGGCCGGTCGCCCGAAGACGGTGTACGAGAACCCGACGAACCAGTTCGTCGGCGGCTTCGTCGGCTCACCCTCGATGAATTTCCTCGATGTGACCGCAGAGCCGCTCGGGAGCGGCGTGCGGCTCACCGGCGCACACGATGACTTCTCCTATGACCTCACGGGCGGCCGCGCCGGTTCCGTCGGTGATATCCAGCAGGGGTCGTACACGCTTGGTATCCGCCCGGAACACGTTTCGGTCAGCAATGGTGGCGATCAGGACGCCGTCCCGGCGACGGTCGACGTGCTCGAACCCATCGGCAGCGACAATTACCTCTATCTCGATCTGGGCGAATCGAAGACCGGATTCGAGGGCGACGGCGCACCGGATTTCATCGCCAGAGTCAGCACTGACGTGGAGCCGGCCATCGGCGACCGCGTGCAGGTGTCGTTCGACGAATCCGCCGTCCATCTGTTCGACCCGGAGACAGGCGAGGCAGTCACAGCCGGCGAGGACACGCCCGTTGCAGCGCCGCAGTAG
- a CDS encoding UTP--glucose-1-phosphate uridylyltransferase, translated as MDGVVLAAGEGTRMRPLTADKPKGLVEVAGQPLLTHCFETLLSVGVNRLVVVVGYRGDDIVARYGDQYRDTPIAYVRQEERLGLAHALEQARTAVDGTFVVLNGDNVCRANVGDALARHRESDASATLLVEDVSRAEARSTGVVTTDGEGRVTGLVEKPADPPSTLVARGFFVFEPAIGHACALIRPSERGEYELPDAIDLLLSAGHRVEAVELEGWCHNVNEPADVDTVEEQLG; from the coding sequence ATGGACGGTGTCGTACTCGCCGCCGGCGAGGGAACGCGGATGCGACCGCTCACCGCCGACAAGCCGAAGGGACTGGTCGAGGTGGCCGGACAGCCGCTGCTGACCCACTGTTTCGAGACGCTGCTGTCGGTCGGCGTCAACCGCCTGGTCGTCGTCGTCGGCTACCGCGGCGACGACATCGTCGCCCGCTACGGCGACCAGTACCGGGACACGCCGATAGCGTACGTCCGACAGGAGGAACGGCTGGGGCTGGCCCACGCGCTCGAACAGGCCCGGACCGCCGTCGACGGGACCTTCGTCGTGTTGAACGGCGACAACGTCTGCCGGGCGAACGTCGGCGACGCGCTCGCCCGCCACCGCGAGAGCGACGCCAGCGCCACGCTACTGGTCGAGGACGTGTCCCGGGCCGAGGCTAGGTCGACCGGCGTCGTCACAACGGACGGGGAAGGACGGGTGACTGGCCTCGTCGAGAAGCCGGCGGACCCGCCGTCAACGCTAGTCGCGCGGGGCTTTTTCGTGTTCGAACCGGCTATCGGCCACGCCTGCGCGCTGATACGTCCCTCCGAGCGGGGTGAGTACGAACTCCCCGACGCAATCGACCTGTTGCTGAGTGCCGGCCACCGCGTCGAGGCGGTCGAACTGGAGGGGTGGTGTCACAACGTCAACGAACCAGCCGACGTGGACACGGTTGAGGAACAGCTCGGCTGA
- a CDS encoding cold-shock protein — MATGTVDFFNDTGGYGFIETDDADEDVFFHMEDVGGPDLEEGQEVEFDIEQADKGPRATNLTRL, encoded by the coding sequence ATGGCGACAGGCACTGTCGACTTCTTCAACGACACTGGTGGCTACGGCTTCATCGAGACCGACGATGCGGACGAAGACGTCTTCTTCCACATGGAAGACGTCGGCGGCCCTGACCTCGAAGAGGGGCAGGAAGTCGAGTTCGACATCGAGCAGGCGGACAAGGGTCCGCGTGCGACCAACCTCACGCGACTGTAA
- a CDS encoding sugar ABC transporter substrate-binding protein, which yields MERRTVLKRIGGVGAATALAGCSVQEQGSGGSDGETASGGSDDGASDGSQQSGGTATAWYQLQDSEIPARKDAMQTFASETEFGVDGSDISNMEKKTTSAIPAGQGPEIFEWAHDWVGDYYQREFVVDQSDELSVSLDQFTDAAASAVQFDDAVVGLPHSAETVTLIYNTDIVAEPPETIDDMVAAMEEYHDPSSSQYGLAAPFDPYFTSGWIQAFGGYYFDPEQDPALGLDADEAIEGLQFALDTLRPYMPDDPNYEPQAATFSEGNAAFAVNGPWYLATLNQSDVNYEVATFPEIDGGEVTPYTGISMWYFADAMSEGGADATAARNFVEWFATNEDHATRLAQEQGAIPVLDSLVGSDDLPDHVQTYSQTVSQGVPMPTDPRMNKVWSPLENALIEAFNGDASAEDALTTAAEEIRSNWE from the coding sequence ATGGAACGACGGACGGTGCTCAAACGGATCGGCGGTGTCGGGGCGGCTACAGCCCTTGCTGGCTGTAGTGTGCAAGAGCAGGGCAGTGGCGGCTCGGACGGCGAAACGGCTTCCGGCGGCTCGGACGACGGGGCAAGCGATGGGAGTCAGCAGTCCGGCGGGACCGCGACGGCGTGGTACCAGCTTCAGGACTCGGAGATTCCTGCACGCAAGGACGCGATGCAGACGTTCGCGAGCGAGACAGAGTTCGGCGTCGATGGGTCGGATATCTCCAACATGGAAAAGAAGACCACGAGCGCTATTCCGGCCGGACAGGGGCCGGAGATATTCGAGTGGGCACACGACTGGGTCGGCGACTACTACCAGCGGGAGTTCGTCGTCGACCAGTCCGACGAACTCTCCGTGAGTCTCGACCAGTTCACCGACGCCGCAGCCTCTGCCGTCCAGTTCGACGACGCCGTCGTCGGCCTCCCGCACTCGGCGGAGACGGTAACGCTCATCTACAACACCGATATCGTCGCTGAACCACCTGAAACTATTGACGACATGGTAGCGGCAATGGAGGAGTACCACGACCCGAGCAGCAGCCAGTACGGGCTCGCCGCGCCGTTCGACCCGTACTTCACGAGCGGGTGGATCCAGGCCTTCGGCGGCTACTACTTCGACCCGGAGCAGGACCCGGCGCTCGGGCTGGATGCCGACGAAGCTATCGAGGGGCTTCAGTTCGCTCTCGATACCCTCCGTCCGTACATGCCCGACGACCCGAACTACGAACCGCAGGCCGCGACGTTCTCGGAGGGCAACGCCGCCTTCGCAGTCAACGGGCCGTGGTACCTGGCGACGCTGAACCAGAGCGACGTGAACTACGAAGTGGCGACGTTCCCAGAGATCGACGGCGGCGAGGTGACGCCGTACACCGGTATCTCGATGTGGTACTTCGCGGACGCAATGAGCGAGGGCGGAGCCGATGCCACGGCCGCCCGGAACTTCGTCGAGTGGTTCGCTACCAACGAGGACCACGCCACGCGCCTCGCTCAAGAACAGGGCGCGATTCCGGTGCTCGACAGCCTCGTCGGCAGTGACGATCTTCCTGACCACGTCCAGACGTACTCCCAGACCGTCAGTCAGGGCGTCCCGATGCCGACCGACCCGCGCATGAACAAGGTGTGGTCGCCGCTCGAGAACGCCCTCATCGAAGCGTTCAACGGCGACGCGAGCGCCGAGGACGCACTGACGACCGCCGCCGAAGAAATCCGCAGCAACTGGGAGTAA
- a CDS encoding cold-shock protein — translation MAKGTVDFFNDTGGYGFIDTEDADEDVFFHMEDIGGPDLEEGQELEFDIEQADKGPRANNVTRL, via the coding sequence ATGGCGAAAGGAACGGTTGATTTCTTCAACGACACTGGCGGTTACGGTTTCATCGATACTGAGGACGCGGACGAGGACGTCTTCTTCCACATGGAAGACATCGGCGGCCCGGACCTCGAGGAAGGACAGGAGCTCGAATTCGACATCGAGCAGGCGGACAAGGGTCCGCGCGCCAACAACGTCACGAGGCTCTAA
- a CDS encoding histidine kinase, with product MELAIRAQVVTMYRGVRARLAPWLLAGFGLAFTGVAVVWHLGIETQRIGQVGGPVLALGLDGLLPLVLVYGSYRLVSSSTPGEQIWTVFVWSVAGSLAVGTVIGLSVFIRMMEGRTIAEPVFVTLLSMETGAVTGLIAGTLAVRARQDASRATRTANTLSFVNDLLRHDIANGLVVIDGRGTIIRRNADSETIQTAADAIREQVTELDSLVDNAGAVVETLGPDPTFEPTDVVGIAEAVIQRIEQTHPIAIEFQASGSAMARTNEAARPVLRNLIENAIEHGTPAAELSAEGTATDGAALQSEAPRAEAGQSTGDERDHPSVFVAIRETGDVVEIHVVDDGPGIPDDRRDNIFDPRAGDTHGGGLHLVETLVTSFGGDIYLADSASEFDTDFADTDLDGAHFVVELPRA from the coding sequence ATGGAATTAGCCATTCGAGCACAAGTCGTAACTATGTACCGCGGTGTCCGGGCCCGCCTTGCGCCGTGGCTGCTCGCTGGCTTCGGTCTCGCTTTTACAGGTGTGGCCGTCGTCTGGCACCTCGGTATCGAGACACAGCGCATCGGACAGGTCGGTGGCCCCGTGCTTGCACTGGGCCTTGACGGACTACTGCCGCTGGTGCTGGTGTATGGCAGCTATCGCCTCGTCTCGTCGTCGACACCGGGTGAGCAGATCTGGACCGTTTTCGTCTGGAGCGTCGCTGGCAGTCTCGCAGTCGGGACGGTCATCGGTTTGAGCGTGTTTATCCGTATGATGGAGGGCCGAACGATCGCCGAACCGGTGTTCGTCACCCTGTTGTCGATGGAGACTGGCGCTGTCACGGGACTCATCGCGGGCACGCTCGCGGTCCGGGCCCGTCAGGATGCCAGCCGTGCGACCCGAACCGCGAACACGCTGTCGTTCGTCAACGACCTGCTCCGGCACGATATCGCGAACGGACTGGTCGTTATTGACGGCCGGGGGACAATCATCCGGCGCAACGCCGACTCGGAGACGATTCAAACGGCAGCGGACGCGATTCGTGAACAGGTAACCGAACTCGACAGCCTGGTCGACAACGCCGGGGCTGTCGTCGAGACCCTCGGTCCCGACCCGACCTTCGAACCGACTGACGTTGTCGGAATCGCCGAGGCGGTGATACAGCGAATCGAGCAAACACATCCCATCGCTATCGAGTTTCAAGCATCGGGCAGCGCGATGGCACGCACAAACGAGGCCGCCCGCCCGGTTCTCCGGAATCTCATAGAGAACGCTATCGAACACGGGACGCCAGCGGCCGAACTCTCCGCCGAGGGGACCGCGACGGACGGGGCAGCGCTACAGAGCGAGGCACCGCGAGCGGAGGCCGGCCAGTCGACTGGAGACGAGCGCGATCACCCGTCGGTGTTCGTCGCGATCCGCGAAACTGGCGATGTCGTCGAGATTCACGTGGTCGACGACGGCCCGGGGATTCCCGACGACCGGCGTGACAACATCTTCGACCCGCGAGCGGGCGACACGCACGGCGGTGGGCTCCATCTCGTCGAGACGCTCGTTACCAGCTTCGGCGGCGACATCTACCTCGCCGACTCCGCCAGCGAATTCGACACGGACTTCGCCGACACCGACCTCGACGGCGCGCACTTCGTTGTCGAACTCCCGCGAGCGTGA
- a CDS encoding maltose ABC transporter permease: MLLGAIARKLSDDVKTLATMPARTVRKWSYTVQAVRRGELPASAVLKVILSTIGATLVVLALLFPIYWILMAALSGSGSSLYTSESFSLVPSNPTVKPFIWVIGDLIVPSYSISAAIPFTDLAFVFQTPGIELLDASDYGVDRPSDFKHFLWNSLMVAIPTVLIAMSLIIPAAYALSRREFLFRRKILFLYVLMTQVGGGLGVALLIGMYALYVQFGINDSKLALAVYYAATAVPFNTWLLKTYMDGIPVSYEEAAVVDGAPPWRVVTEVIIPMSTAGLATVFIFVFLTGWTEFVVAQTLLGTENYTLPVGLYAMVDEYSIPWARFSAFALTFASPIMLAYLFAQRYIEGGLSFSGMEG, translated from the coding sequence ATGTTGCTCGGTGCAATCGCCCGGAAGCTCAGCGACGATGTCAAGACGCTCGCCACGATGCCCGCCCGAACAGTTCGAAAGTGGTCCTACACCGTGCAGGCCGTCCGTCGCGGTGAACTGCCCGCTTCGGCAGTTCTGAAGGTCATCCTCTCGACCATCGGCGCGACGCTGGTCGTGCTGGCGCTCCTCTTCCCGATCTACTGGATTCTGATGGCGGCCCTCTCCGGCTCCGGAAGCTCGCTGTACACGTCTGAGAGCTTCTCGCTGGTTCCGTCTAACCCTACGGTCAAACCGTTCATCTGGGTTATCGGCGACCTCATCGTGCCGTCGTACTCGATCTCAGCGGCCATTCCGTTCACCGACCTCGCCTTCGTGTTCCAGACGCCGGGGATCGAACTGCTTGACGCGTCCGACTACGGCGTCGATCGCCCGTCGGATTTCAAGCACTTCCTCTGGAACAGCCTCATGGTGGCGATTCCCACCGTGCTGATCGCGATGTCGCTCATCATTCCAGCGGCCTATGCGCTCTCCCGCCGTGAGTTCCTCTTCCGACGGAAGATTCTGTTCCTCTATGTCCTGATGACACAGGTCGGTGGCGGTCTCGGTGTCGCCCTGCTCATCGGGATGTATGCGCTGTACGTTCAGTTCGGCATCAACGACAGCAAACTGGCGCTTGCGGTGTACTACGCGGCGACCGCCGTGCCGTTCAACACCTGGCTGCTGAAGACCTACATGGACGGCATCCCGGTCTCCTACGAGGAGGCCGCCGTCGTCGACGGCGCGCCGCCGTGGCGCGTGGTGACGGAAGTCATTATCCCGATGTCGACTGCCGGGCTGGCGACGGTGTTCATCTTCGTCTTCCTCACCGGCTGGACGGAGTTCGTCGTCGCCCAGACGCTACTGGGGACGGAGAACTACACCCTGCCGGTCGGTCTGTACGCGATGGTCGACGAGTACTCCATCCCGTGGGCGCGCTTCTCCGCGTTCGCGCTCACCTTCGCCTCGCCGATTATGCTCGCGTACCTGTTCGCCCAGCGTTACATCGAGGGCGGCCTCTCCTTCAGCGGGATGGAGGGGTAG
- a CDS encoding alpha-amylase has translation MHHPGPPRFATVGESVELAPRRPDPGMAAEWRLLERPAASTATLDGGPVCHLEPDTSGVYRAELTTTDSTHEQIIRAFPAVTETIRFSVTEDDFDGEDIAVADRAVVIGKFNDFTMGTHWAERDGDEWVLEADLPPGTHHAIFSFDGSFESTATDEVTVEGPGRPRIELTSATEDGSLVVSADTHAAPSGSEPAVEFYLDGRDALEESAVSIHGDDLRVPRDALPETARVHAVAVSERHSVADTLVVEHGRENESADTGATVSVSRPADPPAWAGDATIYEIFVRSFAGETVDTTFEAIERRVPYIESLGVDVVWLTPVQASPTRHGYHITDFFDTATDLGTREEFESLVDRLHDAGIRVVFDLVINHTSRDHPAFQLHRTGVPEYADYYERVPAERDVSDVDWAGEDAPGYYFNWTRIPNLNYDSLDVRRWMLDVVDEWRDVVDGFRCDVAWGVPHGFWKEVRERVKADDPEFLLLDETVPRDAAFAENEFDVHYDTDLFDTLRDIGTGEEPASALFEALDATAEHGYPDRAGHMRYVDNHDEDRYIDECGAAPLRAAVGATFTLPGTPMIYAGQERGVEQQRGTMRWHDGDSALTDFHRRLVALRADHAALRAPGVHPVPHTVETGASDGVVAYERTDGDETLVIVLYFGDGTASVSLDSAVGDTDLLSGTPVGSDGTIAVGDVVVVPATRER, from the coding sequence ATGCACCATCCAGGCCCGCCGCGGTTCGCCACCGTCGGCGAATCTGTCGAACTGGCCCCGCGCCGGCCCGACCCCGGCATGGCCGCCGAGTGGCGGTTACTCGAGCGGCCAGCGGCGAGTACGGCGACGCTTGACGGCGGCCCAGTCTGTCACCTCGAGCCGGATACCTCAGGTGTCTATCGAGCCGAGCTAACCACCACAGATAGTACACATGAGCAAATCATCCGAGCGTTCCCGGCCGTCACCGAGACCATCCGGTTCAGCGTCACCGAAGACGACTTCGACGGCGAGGACATCGCCGTCGCCGACCGCGCCGTCGTCATCGGGAAGTTCAACGACTTCACGATGGGGACACACTGGGCCGAGCGGGACGGTGACGAGTGGGTCCTCGAGGCGGACCTGCCGCCCGGGACCCACCACGCCATTTTCAGTTTCGACGGGTCCTTCGAGTCGACCGCGACCGACGAGGTCACCGTCGAAGGCCCCGGTCGACCCCGGATCGAGCTCACCAGTGCGACAGAAGACGGGTCCCTCGTTGTCTCGGCGGATACTCACGCGGCCCCGTCAGGGAGCGAGCCCGCGGTAGAGTTTTACCTCGACGGCCGAGACGCGCTGGAAGAGTCGGCTGTGAGCATCCACGGCGACGATCTCCGGGTGCCACGGGACGCACTACCCGAAACGGCCCGCGTTCACGCGGTTGCCGTCTCCGAGCGCCACAGCGTCGCTGATACGCTGGTCGTGGAACACGGCAGGGAAAACGAGAGCGCGGACACAGGCGCGACGGTGTCCGTCTCGCGGCCGGCAGACCCGCCGGCCTGGGCCGGCGATGCCACCATCTACGAGATATTCGTCCGGTCGTTCGCCGGCGAAACCGTCGACACGACCTTCGAGGCCATCGAGCGGCGGGTCCCCTATATCGAGTCACTTGGCGTCGACGTGGTCTGGCTCACCCCCGTTCAGGCCAGTCCGACTCGACACGGCTACCACATTACGGACTTCTTCGATACTGCGACAGACCTGGGAACGCGCGAGGAGTTCGAGTCGCTGGTCGACCGGCTCCACGACGCGGGAATCCGGGTCGTCTTCGATTTAGTCATCAACCACACCTCGCGGGACCATCCGGCCTTCCAGCTCCACCGGACTGGCGTCCCCGAGTACGCCGACTACTACGAGCGCGTCCCGGCCGAGCGCGACGTCTCGGATGTCGACTGGGCGGGCGAGGACGCGCCGGGCTACTACTTCAACTGGACGCGGATTCCGAACCTCAACTACGACTCGCTCGACGTCCGGCGCTGGATGCTCGACGTGGTAGACGAATGGCGCGACGTGGTCGACGGCTTTCGCTGTGACGTTGCCTGGGGCGTGCCACACGGGTTCTGGAAGGAGGTCCGCGAGCGGGTGAAAGCCGACGACCCCGAGTTCCTGCTGCTCGACGAGACAGTCCCGCGAGACGCCGCCTTCGCCGAGAACGAGTTCGACGTGCATTACGACACGGACCTGTTCGACACGCTGCGCGATATCGGGACCGGCGAGGAGCCGGCGTCGGCGCTGTTCGAAGCGCTTGACGCGACGGCCGAGCACGGCTACCCCGACCGCGCCGGCCACATGCGCTACGTCGACAACCACGACGAAGACCGCTATATCGACGAGTGCGGGGCCGCACCGCTTCGGGCGGCCGTCGGGGCCACGTTCACGCTCCCAGGAACGCCGATGATATACGCCGGGCAGGAGCGCGGCGTCGAACAACAGCGCGGGACGATGCGGTGGCACGACGGCGACAGCGCGCTGACCGACTTCCACCGGCGACTGGTCGCGCTGCGAGCGGACCACGCCGCACTCCGCGCGCCCGGGGTGCATCCGGTTCCCCACACGGTTGAAACAGGCGCTTCGGACGGAGTCGTCGCGTACGAGCGCACCGACGGTGATGAGACGCTGGTGATCGTTCTGTACTTCGGCGACGGCACGGCGAGCGTCTCACTTGATAGCGCAGTCGGGGACACTGACCTCCTCAGCGGCACGCCGGTCGGTAGCGACGGGACGATTGCGGTCGGAGATGTCGTCGTGGTACCGGCGACGAGAGAGCGCTGA